A region from the Candidatus Electrothrix scaldis genome encodes:
- a CDS encoding OmpA family protein, whose translation MRSRPSRIVTIVLLSLLTLSMLSVWAVAGGRKAQRAKKKPILRADSVEEAPPKYIRMADNFFVFYDPSTAMTVPYKDTGMTRLEMSKQILLKSNEAMPDLRWQTGLYPHWKNVMWLPASPGSFHPYYVLQNYEKKEFATALEKLPVISSGPPMLQMSLMKMEYLLGLPGRTEIFLFTNGEDARFQGVDEPAPLTQAEMLAKKYDVCFTIVSSATTPRADALLHRIAAVNDCSQVVDFDTVAAHPEYLFGRLYMTPDGLFDNVLFAFDKASIRKKYRNTLDRLGTYLLDNPTHYAVLSGFCDIIGTEKYNMRLSQRRAESAQKYLLNHFPALSKERILLYWYGYGHPVATNKTAAGRRLNRRVSIMIRKGY comes from the coding sequence ATGAGATCCAGACCCTCCCGGATAGTGACCATAGTTCTTCTCTCTTTGCTAACGCTCTCAATGCTTTCCGTCTGGGCAGTAGCTGGAGGCCGAAAAGCGCAACGGGCCAAGAAAAAACCGATTCTGCGTGCAGATAGCGTGGAAGAAGCTCCGCCAAAATACATCAGAATGGCGGATAATTTCTTTGTGTTCTACGATCCCTCCACTGCCATGACTGTGCCCTATAAGGATACTGGCATGACCCGCCTGGAGATGTCTAAACAGATCCTTTTGAAAAGCAATGAAGCCATGCCGGATCTGCGTTGGCAGACAGGCCTGTATCCTCATTGGAAAAATGTGATGTGGCTTCCTGCCTCGCCGGGCAGTTTTCATCCCTATTATGTCTTGCAGAATTACGAGAAAAAAGAGTTTGCTACGGCCTTGGAAAAACTGCCGGTGATCAGCTCAGGGCCGCCCATGTTGCAAATGTCCCTGATGAAAATGGAGTACTTACTTGGGCTTCCGGGACGTACAGAGATTTTTCTCTTCACCAATGGTGAAGATGCTCGTTTTCAGGGAGTAGATGAGCCTGCTCCGCTCACCCAGGCTGAGATGCTGGCAAAGAAGTATGACGTCTGTTTTACCATCGTCAGTAGCGCTACCACCCCGAGGGCAGATGCCTTACTCCATAGGATAGCAGCAGTCAATGATTGCTCTCAGGTCGTTGATTTTGATACGGTTGCGGCACATCCAGAATACCTGTTCGGACGACTTTATATGACTCCGGATGGGCTTTTTGATAATGTCCTCTTTGCCTTTGATAAGGCCTCTATCCGCAAGAAATATCGGAACACCCTGGATCGTCTCGGGACTTACCTCCTGGATAACCCCACCCATTATGCGGTGCTTTCAGGCTTCTGCGATATTATTGGTACAGAAAAATACAATATGCGTTTATCCCAGCGCAGGGCTGAAAGTGCGCAGAAATATTTGCTGAATCATTTTCCCGCACTAAGCAAAGAACGCATTCTTCTCTATTGGTATGGCTACGGTCATCCGGTGGCCACAAATAAAACCGCAGCTGGTCGCAGACTCAACCGTCGTGTCAGTATCATGATTCGCAAGGGGTATTAG
- a CDS encoding response regulator produces MKNLLLVDDEIHLTSMVISGLKNLLGPKDYSFFSASNGQEALQILESNRIDFVVTDLRMPVMNGLQLLAHLHSNYSSIPVVVLSSYSSDGIEERLRKLGCLKLLSKPVHVVQLAKAIRELLNKTELGGVIKNISVGGFLQLIEMEGKSCQVKVLNKENLATGRFHFEHGILFDASYGDIRGAPAAQKIIGWDDVEITITFHENSGDSPERRIRIPLMTLLLTSMHQKDEDEAASIYTQPKEIVTSNAESARIQQADHQRQEEKDSWKIEPDASEGKMSQTTITDHVKKESKMDVQKLNSIIESMTKDLGQGLLATDIWTVADGFSIAGHNPQPKATALFNQLTTYLNDTLEGSGFPGLGRYYMLDLLDNKLVIILPMGEYRWGVLVDSSKVQLGLLLNIIVPRIIDAFEEAMTS; encoded by the coding sequence ATGAAAAATCTTTTATTGGTTGATGATGAAATCCATCTCACCAGTATGGTGATTTCGGGCCTGAAAAATCTTTTAGGCCCCAAAGACTATTCTTTTTTCAGCGCCTCAAACGGTCAGGAAGCCCTCCAAATTTTAGAATCCAATCGGATAGACTTTGTTGTTACCGACCTGAGAATGCCGGTGATGAATGGTCTCCAACTCCTTGCCCATCTCCATTCCAATTATTCTTCCATTCCTGTTGTTGTCCTGAGCAGTTATTCCAGTGATGGCATTGAAGAGAGACTGCGAAAGCTCGGATGCCTCAAGCTCCTTTCCAAGCCGGTTCATGTTGTCCAATTGGCAAAAGCGATCAGAGAGTTGCTGAATAAAACTGAACTGGGCGGGGTTATCAAAAATATCTCTGTAGGTGGTTTTCTACAGCTTATTGAGATGGAAGGGAAAAGTTGCCAGGTTAAGGTGTTGAATAAGGAAAATCTGGCAACTGGTCGGTTCCATTTTGAACATGGAATTCTTTTTGATGCCAGTTATGGTGATATCAGAGGGGCTCCAGCAGCGCAAAAAATTATTGGTTGGGATGACGTTGAGATTACAATTACCTTTCACGAAAATTCAGGAGACAGCCCGGAGCGGCGAATCAGAATCCCGCTGATGACCCTGCTGCTTACCTCCATGCATCAGAAAGATGAGGATGAGGCTGCGTCAATATACACTCAACCCAAAGAAATTGTAACAAGCAACGCGGAATCCGCAAGGATACAGCAGGCAGATCACCAGAGACAGGAAGAAAAAGATAGCTGGAAGATTGAACCTGATGCTTCAGAAGGGAAGATGTCCCAAACTACTATCACCGATCATGTGAAAAAGGAGTCGAAGATGGATGTTCAGAAATTAAACAGTATTATTGAGTCAATGACAAAAGATCTGGGGCAGGGGCTGTTGGCAACAGATATCTGGACCGTTGCCGATGGTTTTTCCATTGCCGGACACAACCCACAACCTAAGGCAACTGCTCTCTTTAATCAGTTGACCACTTATTTGAATGACACGTTGGAAGGGAGCGGTTTTCCAGGATTAGGACGGTATTATATGCTTGATCTGTTGGACAATAAATTGGTTATTATTTTACCTATGGGCGAGTACCGATGGGGAGTTCTGGTTGATAGCTCCAAGGTTCAGCTTGGATTGCTGCTGAATATTATTGTCCCCAGGATTATTGATGCCTTTGAAGAAGCCATGACGAGTTGA
- a CDS encoding amidohydrolase yields MTADILLTDVCLPDPSGSASLRNDFCIAIQGERICSIGPAHDFNPAEAKTVIHGRGQLALPGLINGHCHAAMTLFRGLADDLQLADWLTKHIFPAEAKYVQPDMVYWCSKLAAAEMILSGTTTVADGYFYEHHAARAFADAGLRAVAAQGVIDFPAPGVPNPEKKIEHVADFLAQWQRHSLVKPAVFAHAPYTCSPETLVAAKELARSEGTLLFIHTAETAQESSLIIGKQADSPVRHLHKLDILDAGTVCIHTVWLDEEDMDVLAETGAGVVVCPQSNLKLASGIAPLQAMLTRGIRVGIGTDGVASNNRLDLIREMDVCAKIHKLPALDPVAVPAAQTVKMATSGGAEVLGLEEKIGVLEEGKLADIILMNLDAPHLQPMHGADLPLYAAQGSDVQTVLINGKVVMQDRQILSFDLAETLAQVRGLAEQVKEGL; encoded by the coding sequence ATGACAGCGGATATTTTATTAACCGATGTTTGTCTGCCTGATCCATCTGGAAGCGCATCACTACGCAATGATTTTTGCATAGCAATCCAGGGGGAGCGAATTTGTTCTATTGGGCCAGCACATGACTTTAATCCTGCTGAGGCCAAAACGGTCATTCATGGTCGCGGACAGCTAGCCCTGCCAGGTTTAATTAACGGGCATTGTCATGCTGCTATGACCCTTTTTCGGGGTCTGGCAGATGATCTTCAGCTCGCGGATTGGCTCACCAAGCATATCTTTCCAGCTGAAGCTAAGTATGTACAGCCGGATATGGTCTATTGGTGCAGTAAACTTGCTGCGGCTGAGATGATCTTATCTGGTACAACCACGGTTGCTGATGGCTATTTCTACGAGCACCATGCGGCTAGGGCTTTTGCCGATGCAGGACTGCGCGCTGTTGCGGCCCAGGGAGTGATTGATTTTCCTGCCCCTGGAGTCCCGAATCCTGAAAAAAAGATAGAACATGTTGCTGATTTTCTTGCTCAGTGGCAGAGGCATTCGCTTGTCAAACCAGCGGTTTTTGCCCATGCACCCTATACCTGCTCTCCTGAGACCTTAGTGGCAGCAAAGGAGCTGGCCCGCTCTGAAGGGACTCTGTTGTTTATCCATACCGCAGAAACTGCGCAGGAAAGCTCCCTGATTATAGGAAAACAGGCTGATTCTCCTGTACGACATCTGCATAAGTTGGACATTCTTGATGCAGGAACCGTTTGCATCCATACGGTCTGGTTGGATGAAGAGGATATGGATGTTCTGGCTGAAACCGGTGCTGGGGTTGTGGTGTGCCCGCAGAGTAATCTCAAACTGGCCTCCGGCATAGCACCGCTTCAGGCAATGTTGACACGCGGTATTCGGGTAGGGATAGGCACGGACGGCGTGGCGAGTAATAATAGGCTCGATTTGATCCGTGAAATGGATGTCTGCGCCAAAATACACAAACTGCCCGCCCTTGACCCTGTGGCGGTTCCGGCTGCTCAGACCGTAAAAATGGCCACCAGTGGAGGGGCTGAGGTGTTGGGCCTTGAGGAGAAGATCGGGGTGTTAGAGGAGGGCAAGCTGGCAGATATCATCCTCATGAATCTCGATGCGCCTCATCTGCAACCGATGCATGGCGCAGACCTGCCACTTTATGCTGCCCAGGGCTCAGACGTACAGACCGTGCTGATTAATGGCAAGGTCGTGATGCAGGATCGTCAGATCCTTAGTTTTGATCTTGCTGAGACCCTTGCCCAGGTCCGTGGCTTAGCGGAGCAGGTGAAAGAGGGCCTGTGA